One Phoenix dactylifera cultivar Barhee BC4 chromosome 8, palm_55x_up_171113_PBpolish2nd_filt_p, whole genome shotgun sequence genomic window carries:
- the LOC103703362 gene encoding uncharacterized protein LOC103703362, translating into MEPPRRGGLAMVVMGGLVLVVLLCGAAEGWTGEIHGRVVCDVCGDSSIGPEDHVLEGAEVAVLCITKSGEVINYQAFTNLKGIYTVAETMPESDRWVSCLARPISSYHEQCTRKGDAHSGVKFTYNLPSGNSHTVRPFLYKPVSVPMYCS; encoded by the exons ATGGAGCCGCCGAGGAGAGGAGGACTGGCGATGGTGGTGATGGGCGGGCTTGTTCTGGTCGTCCTGCTGTGCGGCGCGGCGGAGGGGTGGACGGGGGAAATCCACGGGAGGGTGGTCTGCGATGTGTGTGGGGATTCTTCCATAGGACCAGAAGATCACGTCTTGGAAG GTGCTGAGGTGGCTGTTCTTTGCATAACTAAATCTGGTGAAGTTATTAATTATCAGGCCTTCACAAACTTGAAAGGCATTTATACAGTGGCAGAGACCATGCCTGAGAGCGATCGGTGGGTGTCATGCTTAGCAAGGCCCATCAGCAGCTACCATGAGCAGTGCACTCGGAAGGGAGATGCCCACTCCGGGGTCAAGTTCACTTACAATTTGCCATCTGGAAACTCTCACACTGTCAGGCCATTCCTTTACAAACCTGTTTCCGTGCCAATGTATTGCAGCTGA
- the LOC103703363 gene encoding cytochrome P450 CYP72A219-like isoform X1, with the protein MGEFLPILPIASVLAVLLFCGLKAFYSLWWKPKALEKQLREQGVRGNPYRILYGDTKDEIRAAKEAWSKPIALTHHIAPRVAPFAYQTVQKYGKTSLVWFGTTPRVILWDPQTIREVLLDKLGQFKKPPFNPLIRLLARGVSSLEGEEWAKRRRVITPAFHLEKLKGMVPAFLISCVDLIKRWQNLTSTEGSCEIDIWPEFQNLTGDVISRTAFGSSYEEGKKIFELQKEQAVLVIEAARVPYISGFRFLPTAKNKRRMHIDREIKTMLRNMIEKKLNSMKMGGSLGSDLLDLLLQFGNNSDQKNYSITIDEVIEECKLFYFAGQETTSVWLTWTMILLSIHPNWQQRAREEVLKICGKNTPDFESLGHFKIVTMILYEVLRLYPPLTSLFRRAIKETKLGEFSVPAGTDIWLPTILIHHDREFWGEDANEFNPERFSEGVSKASKVQNAFFPFGWGPRICLGQSFAIIEAKMALATILQHFSLELSPSYAHAPYTVLTLQPQFGAHIILHQLLY; encoded by the exons ATGGGAGAGTTCCTCCCTATTCTTCCGATAGCTTCTGTACTCGCGGTCCTGCTGTTCTGTGGGCTGAAGGCGTTCTACTCCCTATGGTGGAAGCCCAAAGCTCTGGAGAAGCAACTAAGGGAGCAAGGCGTCCGAGGCAATCCTTACAGGATCCTCTATGGGGACACGAAAGATGAGATACGAGCCGCGAAGGAAGCATGGTCCAAGCCTATCGCTCTCACCCATCATATTGCGCCACGGGTGGCACCGTTCGCTTATCAGACAGTTCAGAAATACG GGAAGACATCCCTGGTGTGGTTTGGAACAACTCCGAGGGTGATTCTGTGGGACCCACAGACGATAAGGGAGGTGCTGTTGGATAAGCTGGGCCAGTTCAAGAAGCCACCGTTTAACCCTCTGATAAGGCTTCTAGCCAGGGGGGTCTCCAGTCTCGAAGGAGAGGAGTGGGCAAAGCGACGGAGGGTCATCACCCCGGCCTTTCACCTTGAAAAATTAAAG GGAATGGTGCCTGCCTTTCTGATCAGCTGTGTTGATTTAATAAAAAGATGGCAGAACTTAACTAGCACTGAAGGATCTTGTGAGATAGACATTTGGCCTGAGTTTCAGAATCTGACAGGAGACGTGATCTCTCGAACAGCCTTTGGAAGCAGCTatgaggaaggaaagaaaatatttgaaCTACAAAAGGAGCAAGCTGTCCTGGTCATAGAAGCTGCCCGAGTCCCCTATATATCAGGATTCAG ATTCCTTCCTACTGCAAAGAATAAGAGGAGAATGCACATAGACAGAGAGATCAAGACCATGCTAAGAAATATGATTGAAAAGAAGTTGAATTCCATGAAAATGGGAGGATCTCTCGGCTCCGACTTGCTTGACTTGTTGCTGCAGTTCGGTAATAATAGTGATCAGAAGAACTATAGTATTACTATCGATGAGGTGATAGAAGAGTGCAAGCTCTTCTACTTTGCTGGTCAAGAGACAACCTCAGTGTGGCTAACATGGACGATGATTCTCCTGTCCATTCATCCAAATTGGCAACAAAGAGCAAGGGAAGAAGTTCTGAAAATCTGTGGGAAGAATACACCTGATTTTGAATCACTAGGACACTTTAAAATC GTAACCATGATACTTTATGAAGTTCTAAGATTGTATCCACCCCTGACCTCTCTCTTTCGACGGGCAATTAAGGAAACAAAGCTAGGAGAGTTCTCTGTCCCTGCTGGCACCGATATCTGGCTACCCACAATCCTCATCCACCATGATCGAGAATTTTGGGGCGAAGATGCCAATGAGTTCAATCCAGAGAGATTTTCAGAAGGGGTTTCAAAGGCATCAAAAGTTCAAAATGCATTCTTTCCTTTTGGATGGGGACCAAGGATATGTTTGGGCCAGAGTTTCGCAATAATAGAAGCAAAGATGGCTTTGGCTACTATTCTCCAACACTTTTCCTTGGAGCTGTCACCTTCCTATGCTCATGCTCCTTATACAGTTCTTACTCTTCAGCCACAATTTGGAGCTCATATCATCCTTCATCAACTTTTATACTAG